The proteins below come from a single Hemibagrus wyckioides isolate EC202008001 linkage group LG22, SWU_Hwy_1.0, whole genome shotgun sequence genomic window:
- the ela3l gene encoding elastase 3 like, with translation MLPFVLASVLIASALGCGSPPIQPLTTRVVNGVDAIPHSWPWQISLQYLRNSEWRHTCGGSLIATNWVMTAAHCINQQNTYRVYVGKYNLVEEEAGSMAMTPEKIIVHEKWNPIFVAFGFDIALIKLTEHVTLSDSVQLGCLPLAGTILPNNYPCYITGWGRTSTGGPIADKLQQALMPVVDHATCSKPDWWGALLKDTLLCAGGDGIVAGCNGDSGGPLNCKNAEGLWEVHGIASFVSGLGCNYEKKPTVFTRVSAYNDWIDQVMINN, from the exons ATGCTCCCATTCGTTTTGGCATCGGTGCTCATCGCTAGCG CTTTGGGGTGTGGCAGTCCCCCCATCCAGCCCCTCACCACCCGTGTGGTCAATGGAGTGGACGCCATTCCTCACAGCTGGCCCTGGCAG ATCTCTCTGCAGTACCTGAGAAACTCTGAGTGGAGACACACCTGCGGAGGATCGCTGATCGCCACCAACTGGGTGATGACCGCTGCTCACTGTATCAA CCAGCAGAACACCTACCGTGTGTATGTGGGAAAATACAACCtggtggaggaggaggctgGATCCATGGCCATGACTCCTGAGAAGATCATTGTTCATGAGAAGTGGAACCCCATCTTTGTAGCTTTCGG GTTTGACATCGCTCTGATTAAGCTCACTGAACATGTGACCCTGAGCGACTCTGTGCAGTTGGGCTGCTTGCCTCTTGCTGGTACCATCCTCCCCAACAACTACCCCTGCTACATCACCGGCTGGGGCAGAACCTCCa cTGGAGGTCCCATCGCTGATAAGCTGCAGCAGGCTCTGATGCCCGTAGTTGACCACGCCACCTGCTCCAAACCCGACTGGTGGGGTGCTTTGCTGAAAGACACTCTGCTGTGCGCCGGTGGTGACGGCATCGTCGCAGGATGCAAC GGTGACTCTGGTGGTCCTCTGAACTGCAAGAACGCTGAAGGTTTGTGGGAAGTGCACGGCATTGCCAGCTTCGTCTCAGGCCTCGGCTGCAACTACGAGAAGAAACCCACCGTCTTCACCCGCGTATCTGCCTACAACGACTGGATCGACCAG GTTATGATTAATAACTAA